In the genome of Patagioenas fasciata isolate bPatFas1 chromosome 12, bPatFas1.hap1, whole genome shotgun sequence, one region contains:
- the LOC136106615 gene encoding gonadotropin-releasing hormone II receptor-like — MTRSIFSLHEKCIQQQGMSDKQLPTLPHHPAMEGDTNISTRGCLEHWVKPQFTQAARVRVIITAIFFLLAAGSNAAVLGSLLRKRRESHVRPLILSLALADLLVTVAVMPLDAAWNVTVQWYGGDISCKLLNFLKLFAMYASALVLVVISLDRHAAVLHPFSRARRRNGLLLRAAWVGSVLLALPQLFLFHLHTAPGGNFTQCVTHGSFRAHWEETIYNMFTFTTLYITPLSVMIICYVRIIWEISKQLKINKGLIRNQNDHISKARMKTLKMTIVIVATFIICWTPYYFLGLWYWFQPAMIQKMPEYVNHSFFLFGLLHTCTDPVIYGLYTPSFREDVQLCLRGIETAITRHERHKPTSVAEKNIKDGAVNGGVASGVSNGTTVNTAF; from the exons ATGACAAGGAGCATCTTCTCTTTGCATGAGAAATGCATACAGCAG CAGGGGATGAGTGACAAGCAGCTCCCCACATTGCCCCATCACCCAGCCATGGAGGGAGACACCAACATCTCAACACGAGGCTGCCTTGAGCACTGGGTCAAACCCCAATTCACGCAAGCAGCGAGGGTCCGGGTGATCATCACAGCCATCTTCTTCTTGCTGGCGGCCGGCAGCAACGCGGCAGTGCTCGGCAGCttgctgaggaagaggagagaatccCACGTGCGGCCTCTGATCCTCAGCCtggcgctggctgacctcctggtGACGGTGGCAGTGATGCCGCTAGATGCAGCATGGAACGTGACAGTGCAGTGGTACGGAGGGGACATCTCCTGCAAGCTCCTCAACTTCCTCAAGCTCTTTGCCATGTATGCGTCCGCCCTGGTGCTGGTGGTCATCAGCCTGGACCGGCATGCAGCTGTCCTCCATCCCTTCTCCCGCGCTCGCCGCCGCAACGGGTTGCTGCTCCGTGCTGCCTGGGTTGGCAGCGTCCTCCTGGCTTTGCCCCAG CTTTTTCTCTTCCACCTGCACACAGCCCCGGGAGGGAACTTCACCCAGTGCGTTACTCACGGGAGCTTCCGAGCGCACTGGGAGGAAACCATCTACAACATGTTCACCTTCACCACCCTCTACATCACCCCCCTGAGTGTTATGATCATTTGCTATGTTCGGATCATTTGGGAGATCAGTAAGCAGCTAAAGATCAACAAAG GTTTGATAAGAAATCAGAATGACCACATCTCCAAGGCACGCATGAAGACCCTCAAGATGACCATAGTGATTGTTGCCACCTTCATCATCTGCTGGACCCCATACTACTTCCTGGGCTTGTGGTACTGGTTCCAGCCAGCCATGATCCAGAAGATGCCAGAGTATGTCAACCACAGCTTCTTTCTCTTTGGCTTGTTGCACACCTGCACTGACCCTGTCATTTATGGACTTTACACGCCCTCCTTTCGGGAGGATGTGCAGTTGTGTCTCAGGGGCATTGAAACAGCCATTACCAGGCATGAGAGGCACAAACCCACCTCAGTCGCAGAGAAGAACATCAAAGATGGTGCTGTAAATGGTGGGGTGGCATCAGGGGTCTCCAATGGGACAACTGTCAACACGGCTTTCTGA